Proteins from one Triticum aestivum cultivar Chinese Spring chromosome 7A, IWGSC CS RefSeq v2.1, whole genome shotgun sequence genomic window:
- the LOC123148503 gene encoding protein SHI RELATED SEQUENCE 1 → MAGFSLRGGGGGGGGGSGGRSGDRGDHPIGADSLFLYARGAAAAAADTAGGGGGGGGGIGFQLWHPHHQQAAAVPHTSQFFSSGVATGVVLGFSPHEGGGVGGVGLAGGGGPGGGRAGTSCQDCGNNAKKDCTHQRCRTCCRSRGFNCATHVKSTWVPASKRRERQQQLAALFRGAAANNSAAAAAAAAVANKRPRELVRSLGRLPSATTAMVDATTSSGEGDGRFPPELSLEAVFRCVRIGPVDEPDAEFAYQTAVSIGGHTFKGILRDHGPAEEAAGQLPPSSAEYHQLTGAAREGSSPAGSSEAAGGHGATVATSAAVLMDPYPTPIGAFAAGTQFFPHNPRT, encoded by the exons ATGGCGGGGTTCTCTctgaggggaggcggcggcggcggaggtggaggtAGCGGGGGAAGGAGCGGTGACCGCGGCGATCATCCAATCGGGGCAGACAGTCTGTTTCTGTACGCGCGCGGCGCTGCCGCCGCGGCCGCCgacacggcgggcggcggcggcgggggaggaggtggGATAGGGTTCCAGCTATGGCACCCGCACCACCAGCAGGCGGCGGCCGTGCCGCACACTTCGCAGTTCTTCTCCTCCGGGGTGGCCACCGGCGTCGTGTTGGGCTTCTCGCCGCAtgagggcggcggcgtgggcggcgtcGGCTTGGCTGGTGGAGGCGGCCCGGGGGGCGGGAGGGCCGGCACCAGCTGCCAGGACTGCGGAAACAACGCCAAGAAGGACTGCACCCACCAGCGGTGCCGCACCTGCTGCCGCAGCCGCGGCTTCAACTGTGCCACCCACGTCAAGAGCACCTGGGTCCCCGCCTCCAAGCGCCGCGAGCGCCAGCAGCAGCTCGCCGCGCTCTTCCGCGGCGCCGCAGCCAAcaacagcgccgccgccgccgcggccgctgcCGTTGCCAACAAACGGCCCCGCGAGCTCGTGCGCTCCCTCGGCCGCTTGCCGTCCGCGACCACCGCGATGGTCGACGCCACCACTTCCTCAG GCGAGGGGGACGGGAGGTTTCCGCCGGAGCTGAGCCTGGAGGCCGTGTTCCGGTGCGTGCGGATAGGGCCGGTGGACGAGCCGGACGCGGAGTTCGCGTACCAGACGGCGGTGAGCATCGGGGGGCACACGTTCAAGGGGATCCTGCGGGACCATGGGCCGGCGGAAGAGGCGGCTGGGCAGCTGCCGCCGTCCTCGGCGGAGTACCACCAGCTGACAGGGGCCGCGAGGGAGGGTTCATCGCCGGCCGGGAGCAGCGAGGCGGCCGGGGGGCACGGAGCGACGGTGGCGACGTCCGCGGCGGTGCTCATGGACCCCTACCCGACGCCGATCGGCGCCTTCGCAGCAGGCACCCAGTTCTTCCCTCATAACCCTAGAACCTAG